The following DNA comes from Deltaproteobacteria bacterium.
GAGGTTCAGGAAGATGACGTGGAGCGAGTCCTGGATGCCGTCGATGGAGTGGTCGCCCACACGGCAGACCGTCGCGATCTCTTTTTCCTCGAGATAGGGGCCGACGAGGTTTAGCAGTGTGTCGAAGAGCCCCTTCAGTCCCACGGGCTCCTCCCTGTCGGCGCGCATGGAGACCTTGAAGACGTAGCTCGCAACCCTGTCGGCGTAGTCGACGCTGTCCTTTATGAGCCTGATCTTCTTGTCCCCGCTCTCGAGCTTTCGGCTCTTGGCGAGCGCGGCGGCCGACGCCTTGATCGTGGCCAGGATGTTCTTTATCTCGTGAATGGCCGAGACGGCCAGCTCTCCGAGTTCGGCCATCTTGGCCGTCCGAAGCAGCGCCTCGGTGAGCCGGTGCTTCTCTATGCTGCTCTGCACCGTCTCCATGAGCTCGTCGACCTCGAAGGGCTTGCGGAAAAACCCCTCGGCGCCGAGGTTGAGCGCCTTTATGGCCGAGTCGGTGTCGGCGTGGCCGGTCATTATAATGACCGGGATATCCCGCTTCCCGGCGCGCAGCGTCCGGAGCAGTTCAAGGCCGTTCACCCCCGGTATCTTCAGGTCCAGGAGCATGAGGTCGTAGGTGAGCTTTTCAAGCTTTTCCATCGCCTCGCGGCCGTCGTCCGCCTCGTCGGCGTAAAACCCCTCCCGTGAGAGCAGCTCGGCCAGGAGTGCGCGCTCGTGCTTTTCATCCTCCACCACGAGTATGCGCGGTTTAATGGACTGCTCCACTGCAAGCGTACCCATATAAGACGTCCTCACATCTTTTTTCCCGCCGCCGGGCCGCGGCCGGTCTCCCCGTTTTCAGGTGAAGAGCCGGCGAAGCTCCGCCCCTGTCATGCTCGCTTCGCGGCGGCCCGGCCGCCTCTCTCACTCTTCGATCCCTTTCATCCGCGCAACTACGTCGATGGCGCTCTGTATCTTCCTGAGACACTCGCTGATGGCTTCGTTCTGTCTGCTCCGGCCGTACTTGCGGACAAGGGACCTGTTGGCCAGCGTTATGGCCTGGAGTGGGTTGTTGATGTCGTGGGTGAGCTTCGAGGTGACGCCGTCGATGAAGCGGCGCCTTTCGCGCAGTTCCGCTTCCCTGACCGCCCTCTCCCCCTTTCGCCACGCCTCGGTCTGTGCGCGGCCCACGGCGACGGCGCATCGAAGGAGCTGCTCCACGCCCGGCCTGTCGCTGTGGAGCACGACCCTCACGGGGCCCTCGGCCGTCTGGATGGCGAGCCGGCCGCTGCCGGGTCCGTCCACGACAACGGCCGGCGGCAGCGGCGTCTCGGCGCCGCTTCTTGCCGCCAGGGCCTCCCAGCACTTCAGCCCCTCTTCCCCGTCGAGCACGACGAGGTCGGCCGGCGCGGCGCCTGCGCCGCCGAGGGCCTTTTCCAGGTCCTCCACCTCCTCGAACTCGAGGCCGCAGGCCTGGTCGGTCAGCACCTGTTTCAGCCACCGGACGATGCCCTCGTCGAGACGGGCCGCCGCGATAACGGTCATCGCCCTCCCTCCGGTCTCTGTGCGCCTCCGCCTCCACGGAAAGAAAGATGCCCGGACGCACCGGCCATGCGCGGTCCCTCAGCCGATCCCGGTCGCTATGGTGTGGTTGGCTATCGTTGCGAAGTGATTCCCGGTGTGCTCAAGAAAAGACGGCGAGACGCGATGAAAAAGAAGATACCTTTAATTTAGCATCGCCCCCTGCCGTTGTCAAGGCGTGGCGAATCTTTTAGGGAAACTCTGATTTATTGCACTGAGGGAACCTTTTTGTAAAAAGGTTCCCTCAGGCTCCCTCCAAAAACTTTTGACGCGA
Coding sequences within:
- a CDS encoding hybrid sensor histidine kinase/response regulator encodes the protein MGTLAVEQSIKPRILVVEDEKHERALLAELLSREGFYADEADDGREAMEKLEKLTYDLMLLDLKIPGVNGLELLRTLRAGKRDIPVIIMTGHADTDSAIKALNLGAEGFFRKPFEVDELMETVQSSIEKHRLTEALLRTAKMAELGELAVSAIHEIKNILATIKASAAALAKSRKLESGDKKIRLIKDSVDYADRVASYVFKVSMRADREEPVGLKGLFDTLLNLVGPYLEEKEIATVCRVGDHSIDGIQDSLHVIFLNLIINAIEAMDEGGTLTIASRRLGDAVAVDVTDTGRGMSKEAQARMFDLFFTTKKNRQSGFGLALVKREVERAGGGVSVKSEPGRGTTFTITLPAPPHSRDRLAT